acaaaacaaatggacagcgcgcggtcctcaagcctgtatagtatacgcacatcacctcagttgctgagacgcgcggtctttgaagtttttgttgttatttatcaagcgtctttgattgtttttagaggtgcttgagaggcgcacactaattttgcgtgcgcgccaaagaggtttttgatgcgcgcgttgtaacaactcggaccattactgcgagtagccagaacgctacaatgtagtttatacaggccgctcccatatgcatagtacaacgctgtacaatccagagggacaaccaatacaactcatcccgccgtcaagcaaagcgaggccgagttatccccgagtccgagtctagcctgaccccgttcagataagttctgagactgaacgtttttggttactatttcccattttcgtcattacccatcgaatatcttgttattgcagcgttattccgcacatttcctaggcatacgttcacattttggagcaaaatttgacaacttttgcaggcgtaccagaactttctttgggctttaagcATTAGGTCTCGTCTCAACATTGAATGTAATAGACGTAATCTTGAACTTGACCATTCTCACTTGATGATGTGTTTCTGCAGGATGCATTCGTAAAGATCACAAGAAATGAGGGCATCTTCAAGCTATGGAGTGGGCTCTCTCCAACActgtaagttttgtttttgttttttttttgtatagaaaAAACCTCTGTATATCAATTTTCTACTCCTCATGTTGTTCATAGACaacaaaatgtcacaaaatttcaacaaaTCCTTCCAATTCTCAATGGCATGCAAGTGGCAATAATGCTTTGACAGTTGTTGTTTCTATATACTTTTATTGAATCCTGACTATGTTTCAGAACACATGCCTGTGCCAGTTTTATACCCTTGGTATAGCTTTACCTCAAACAATGTATATCCATTGCACAACTGAAGGAAAACATTCTTTATGATGCTGCAATGTCTTGAATCATGTAATTAGtgtattttttaaatttaattactttatttttttcatttccattcacAGGATGGACACCCTTTCAGTAAAAGACTGATTTTCAATGGGGTCCATGTAGAAAGTTCAGATAAAAATGGTgtacaagatttaaaaaaaaaaatagaatagagGTTAGAGGTAAATAGAGGTATGTGGAGtacaagataaaaaaaattagaaaatagACATTATCAAACTCATTTTGTCCCTTTTTCCCCTGTGAACCTGATGCACAATTACAATTTTTTGATAGGTACCCTTTCTCCTTCCCCAGCTCAAAGTGTGTGTTTAGTATGTTATTGATAGTTTTAGataatgtttgttttgctttattttgtgtgtgcatgcaggGTAATGGCGGTACCAGCCACTGTCCTGTATTACACCAGCTACGACCAGCTCAGGTACCACCTGGGATTTGAGCAGGGTATCAATGGACAGTATTGGAAGCCCATGGTGGCAGGGGGCACGGCAAGATGTGAGTACATTGATGCTTTTACCCAAGTAGCACCCAAATGGTCTACTGTCGTTTCACCTTTTTATTGACTTTGTGTCAGCATGATCGTTTGCATTACTTGAATTATCATGATTTGTGGCTTTGTAAGAATGGATATTCATATGTCTGTAAATGGCCttgaagattttgttttttgttttgttttatatttgtttgtttatgagtTCCAGTCGGATGGAAGTGATTCCTTGAAAGTGTGTTATGGCCAGGATTCACATTTATGTAACTTTTGTCagtataaaatgtgaaatttagtTCACTGAAGAGAGCATTTATGACATGTTTTACAAAAGAATGACTTTCATTTTTATCACTGTCAGAGGTTAGACACATGTTTCATCATAAAAGCCTGTGAAGTGTAAGTTGCACTATCATATTAGTCAGGAGTCTTAGGTGCCGACTCATTTGAATTTGGTTGATTGGTCACATGACACAATGTTGCCTGTGTGGAAAAATTTCTCATTGTCCCATCATCGCTGCCCCTCCCAGTGTTTGCCTGCACTGTGATCGCCCCTCTGGAGCTCATCCGAACCAAGATGCAGTCGCGACCCCTGACCTACCGAGAGATCGTTGACTGCATCCAGCGAGCGGTCGGAGAGGACGGCATCATGTCCCTCTGGCGGGGCTGGAGTCCGATGGTCTGGAGAGATGTTCCTTTCTCAGGTGAGCTTTGGTTTGCTGTCAACTTCCACCATAGTATGAAGATAGTACTTTAAAGGGAAAACTTCAGTCCTCATATGCCTGCAGAACTGTTGATTTTTGCTCTTATTATAATCATACAtaaatgcataagaaatgtgtgaattaAAGCTGTGATAACATGATTTCAAGTTGGTGttgacaaaaatttgaaatattgGCCAAAATGATATGCAGGAAATGCTACAGTCTCTGAATATACCTGATTATGGTTGCTACATtgaatttttatgcctccgccacgaagtggtgccggaggcattatgttttcgggttgtccttccatccgtacgtctgtacgtctgtacgtctgtacgtccgtacgtctgtacgtccgtacgtccgtccgtccgtccgctttcgtttacgcgataacttgagtaatattcactgaaattttaccaaacttggtccaagtatgaagtatgatggggcaattatttgattagattttggttgAATtcggttaaaggtcaaaggtcaaaggtcaaggtcaaatcatgaaattgtatctgtttaagCGTTAACTCAAGACTGGGTGGAGCAAATTTCttaccaaactttgttggaggatgatgtatgatgggataattacttgattagtttttcagtgaaatcggacagaggtcaaaagtcaaagatcaaggtcaaatcctaaaatttatctgtttatgtgatactcaaaactggatgaagcagctttcaccaaacttggtccaaggatgatgtatgatggaacaattagttgagtagattttagtgacattggcaagaggtcaaaggtcaaaaggtcaaggtcaaatgctacaaatgttgcaatttcccccatatctatgcaatgcccgaaggtattttcttgaaacttggtgtggaaatgtactactgcgtaaagattctccagagagagtttcatgtcataaggtcaaaggtcaaaaggtcaaaggttaggtgaaaatgttgcaatatcacttttctcacaaatggttcaatgtatcttcgtggaacttgatacatacgcatgtactgtctggcagggattatctagggaatttaggggtcatgggtcaatagtcaggggtcaaaggtcaaggtcaacccctcaaaattttactatttccctcatatactagtatatgcaatgcttgcattattagtttcaaaacttaatacatgcattacctaatggagattctccgggaaatttccagccagaaggtcaaaggtcaaaggttaagggtcaaaggccaggtttcaataccccccccccaaaaaaaaaaaaaaaaaaaaaaaaatctattttgtaccgtcatcacactctttcttttcatacctagtaccgtcatcacactctttcttttcataccttggaaattactctatgcataaacttccccaaaattccccaaatatgtgtacctgcactcttagaaaattatagcaaacccagttcaagacatttctgacaaacctgtcatttcaatattttgccagttatgtgaaactgtcatggattacacattgtgaagatattgtactatacgcctattgggagaatcatgcgttatggcggaggcatcagtcgccatagcgacatttctagttttataatCAATTATCAATATTGGACAAATCAGGCCACAGCAGAATCCACCGGTCTTCTGCGATAGAGTGAATTGCATGCAACTTGTGGGAAAATATAATTGCAAGGGCATGATAGACCATCAGGCAACATTCTACCTACCAACTACTGAATGAGGAGGGTGCTCCTGGAGGACAtatcatgaagcattttgtctgacaactttgtcggacaaattattttctctcagccaatcggatgcaaggatttcagtagcttttaacagtttgtcagacgaAATGCctgacaaaacacttcatgaaatgctcccCAGGAATAAAAACCATATGCATATGATCGAAACTATTTttaacttttgatctcaaaatgcTCCAAAACATTtcatcatcctggcaaatcACATCAACGAGACAAGTTTCTGGATAGagtctttcgatatattgcaagcaaagtccaaatggtggaagattAATTTTGAGCCATTCTGAGAGTTATGTTCTGGTTTTAAACTGGTATGCTGTCATCAACTTGACAATTTCCTCAAAAACAGTTCATATTAATAATGAATGCCTAAAGCTTGTCAAGGAGATTGCTTTGTAGAAATACTTGTAGCAGATTTGTATGCAACTGATCATTGCTGTTTGTATCAAGAAACAACATATATGCATAACACGTACATATGAAAATACACGcatttataatattatatatatacatacactcacacatgtACAAATATGCGTTGTAAAtactcatgtcattttcagcAAAATTGTTAGGTTAGAAAATACACAGGTTTTTGTGAAGATGCGTTGCATGCTCAAATATCGTCACAGCTGTGTTCACACAACAAGGCAATATAATGTTATCATGttttccatgttttgtttttttccagtggTGCTATGGTTGAGCTATGAGCTGATGAAGGCCAAGCTCTGTCAGGAGTATGGAGTGAAGACACCCACATTCACAATGGCATTTACAGCGGCAGCAATGTCAGGAACAGTGAGTTGATCATTTCTTGTCTGTTCAAAGATGCACCAACAGCAAGatgagaagaaaacaaattttgaaatataGACTGTGATGTTGTCACTTGTGAGCTTGTGCCTGATCTTTTTAGTTCTGATGTTTTCTCAATCTccagttttgcaaaaattttTGCACCCAATATAGTGTGAATTTGGCAACTTTTGTGCTTATGAATAACATGCTAAAAAAGAAGATGGTACTCCATTGAAATATTGacgaaaaaaaagaggagaagatGTGTTTATAATCAAATCTCAATCATTCTTAGTCACATGGATTGttatttcttctgtttattTTTGATTGATGAAAAACGGTTTAAGAGTGACTGGACAAGCTGTAGGATCCACTTCTCAAAAAACACTGAATTttaatactgtacgagctgaaattttcgcgtacagatattttcgcgaattgctacttggaggacattttcgcgtgttgttaatttcgcggttttgagggtctaactgaacttagttatttgcgcgttgttattttcgcggttcaaaggcgattcgcgaaatcacgaaaataaaacctccgcgaaaatttcagctcgtacagtatcttCAGAGGAACCGCAAAGTTATAGAACAAACAGACTGACAAACAttgtgcttcttttgaacaGGGCAGTGCCAATATGCCAAAAATCTGATCTGGTGTTATGTGTTAGTGAGCAAGTCTTACAAAAGtatcaaataaagaaatgaaacaaaaagaatctGAGGAAGCATtatcaacccgttgaggacgggctgattttgctacaacatgcatttcccgttGTTACCtacctgagtatactcaggacttgtcctcaacaggtcaaCAGGTTTGTAAATGCAATGGTGTCGAATGTTGTTATGCGTTATTTAATATCCAGTTCTCTGGATTGTTTTCTGTGACCATGTTCCTCAAACTTTGTCTTCACAGATAGCAGCTGTCTTGACGCAACCCTTTGATGTGAtaaagacacacagacagattgAG
The DNA window shown above is from Diadema setosum chromosome 14, eeDiaSeto1, whole genome shotgun sequence and carries:
- the LOC140237511 gene encoding mitochondrial glutathione transporter SLC25A40-like produces the protein MVDEKVNGMATRTPVSRTEGAVRKSDALKPWQQMIASGTGAVVTALTMTPLDVVKIRLQAQAKPMKSGQCFIYCNGLMDHVCTCLNGAQPGTLKPWYKAPSHFTGTLDAFVKITRNEGIFKLWSGLSPTLVMAVPATVLYYTSYDQLRYHLGFEQGINGQYWKPMVAGGTARLFACTVIAPLELIRTKMQSRPLTYREIVDCIQRAVGEDGIMSLWRGWSPMVWRDVPFSVVLWLSYELMKAKLCQEYGVKTPTFTMAFTAAAMSGTIAAVLTQPFDVIKTHRQIELGELGEMRKSASSSTVDIAKKLYADRGINGLYAGTLPRLAKITPACALMIGSYEMGKAFFHGYSR